ATTACCATTTAACCAGTTACCATTTAACCAGTTACCATTTAACCAGTTACCATTTAACCAGTTACCATTTAACCAGTTACCATTTAACCAGTTACCATTTAACCAATTACCATTTAACCAGTTACCATTTAACCAATTACCAAAACATGGAGGTGCTTTTTATGCTTGAATTTATTTCAAAAGGTGGAGTACTGATGTATCCCATTTTTCTATGTTCGATAGTGGCTATTGCCATTATCTTAGAGCGAGCGTACCACTTTTTTAGGATAAGGACGAATGTATCTCAATTTTTACTTCAAATCGAACAGGCACTGCAATCTAATAAAATAGAAACTGCCTTAAAGCAGGCAAAAAACACTGCTGGTCCCGTAGCCTCTGTAGTGGAAGCTGGTATAAGCAACTGCCAAAAAGATGCCGATAGGTGGGAAAAGGCAGTAAGTCGAGTAGGTACAATGGAATTGGTAAAGTTGGAAAAAAATATGCGGACACTGGGAATTATTGCCCATGTATCGCCCCTTTTAGGGCTTTTGGGGACGGTAACCGGGATGATTAAGGCATTTATAAAAATACAGGAGTTAGGTGGTAGAGTAGATGCCTCAGTTTTAGCCGGTGGTATCTGGGAGGCACTTCTGACTACTGCCGCTGGACTATCTGTAGCCATACCCGCTATGTTTGCCTATCATTATTTTGAAGGTAAGGTGGACAATTTCGCTATTGCGATGAAAGAGGCGGGACTACTTGTTTCTGAATGGTTGGGGATTGGAAAGCCAAAAGAAGAAGGCAAAAGTTATTCTGAACATTCAGGGGAGGATGTGGA
The bacterium DNA segment above includes these coding regions:
- a CDS encoding MotA/TolQ/ExbB proton channel family protein, with amino-acid sequence MLEFISKGGVLMYPIFLCSIVAIAIILERAYHFFRIRTNVSQFLLQIEQALQSNKIETALKQAKNTAGPVASVVEAGISNCQKDADRWEKAVSRVGTMELVKLEKNMRTLGIIAHVSPLLGLLGTVTGMIKAFIKIQELGGRVDASVLAGGIWEALLTTAAGLSVAIPAMFAYHYFEGKVDNFAIAMKEAGLLVSEWLGIGKPKEEGKSYSEHSGEDVDYGI